The nucleotide window ATGCTGCTCGCCGAGAGCCGCTTCTACGATCTCGAGCAACACATCACCCAGGTTCTGGACGAGACCGAGCGGGTCCGCCTCAAGCTTATGAGCCCGCTCGGCATCGGCCGGCGCGTCGCCGGCCAGACGCTGCAAAAAGTCGAGGGCCGCCTCGAGGTCCTCTCCGCCGACATCCAGTCCCTCAAGAGCATCGAGACCCAGCTGGCTCTCTATCAGGACGATCTGCGCAAAGCGTTTCGCTTTCGGCTTTCCGATGTCGACAACGAGCTCCTGGAGTTCGAGAACCGCGGGATCGAGTTCTTCGACGACACGCTTCGCATCACGCGCGCTTTCGACCTGATGAACAAAGAGCGCATCCGGGCCGAGTTCGAGCGCAAGGTCGTCGAGCAAACCCCTGCCCGGCTGGAGGAGAAGGTCCACGAGATCATCGATTGGCTACTCGCGGCCGAGCTCAAGCAATGGCAAGACGTTTCGGCACAGATCGAACATCGCCGGCAAAGCCATGCCGCTCGCGGCAATGGCGAGATTCTCGGCGAGCTCGGCCGTTTCGACTACAACCGGGCCGAGCTGCTGGAAAGCGTCGGC belongs to bacterium and includes:
- a CDS encoding dynamin produces the protein MLLAESRFYDLEQHITQVLDETERVRLKLMSPLGIGRRVAGQTLQKVEGRLEVLSADIQSLKSIETQLALYQDDLRKAFRFRLSDVDNELLEFENRGIEFFDDTLRITRAFDLMNKERIRAEFERKVVEQTPARLEEKVHEIIDWLLAAELKQWQDVSAQIEHRRQSHAARGNGEILGELGRFDYNRAELLESVGRSARGSIDAFDQQAEAKRLAESVQSAVAGTAIVEASAVGLGTLFSVLATTQVADITGILAASGLAIVGLFILPARKRKAKTDFRRKIVSLRNQLVDGLTAEFDREIERSAARIQESITPYTRFVRAEGQTLRDLEAGLESLGGQFEQLEAEIQAL